A window from Listeria seeligeri serovar 1/2b str. SLCC3954 encodes these proteins:
- the aroE gene encoding shikimate dehydrogenase, translating into MENRISGSTRLLSLIGTPVDHSKSPIMYNYSFQKAGLDYAYLAFDIPVTKVADAINAIKTFNLRGSNVTMPCKSEVLKYMDDLSPAARMIGAVNTIINEDGKLTGHITDGLGFASNLRDSGVTVAGKKMTIIGAGGAATAIQVQSALDGAKEIAIFNIKDDFYQKAKQTVASIKQEVPNCIVRIYDLNDTEKLYAEIATSNILVNATLVGMHPYESETPVKDATVFHKDLIVADVVYNPKKTKLMLDAEAAGCKTVGGLGMLLWQGAEAYKLFTGEDMPVEEVKELYFS; encoded by the coding sequence GTGGAAAATAGAATTTCAGGCTCGACTAGACTTCTTAGTTTAATCGGGACACCCGTAGACCATTCAAAATCTCCCATTATGTATAATTACAGTTTTCAAAAAGCCGGTTTAGATTATGCTTACTTAGCATTTGATATTCCTGTCACTAAAGTAGCTGATGCAATAAACGCCATTAAGACGTTTAATCTTCGGGGTTCAAATGTTACGATGCCTTGCAAAAGTGAAGTTTTAAAATACATGGATGACCTTTCCCCTGCAGCTCGAATGATTGGTGCCGTCAATACAATTATAAATGAAGACGGAAAACTAACGGGTCATATCACTGATGGTCTTGGTTTTGCTAGTAATTTACGCGATTCTGGTGTTACTGTTGCTGGTAAAAAAATGACTATCATCGGTGCTGGCGGTGCGGCCACAGCCATCCAAGTTCAATCTGCGCTTGATGGTGCCAAGGAAATTGCCATTTTTAATATCAAAGATGATTTTTATCAAAAAGCAAAACAAACAGTTGCTTCTATCAAACAAGAAGTTCCTAACTGTATCGTTCGGATTTATGATTTAAACGATACAGAAAAATTATATGCAGAAATTGCTACAAGTAACATTTTAGTCAACGCAACACTTGTCGGCATGCATCCATATGAAAGTGAAACACCTGTGAAAGATGCTACTGTTTTTCACAAAGATTTAATTGTTGCGGATGTTGTTTATAACCCGAAAAAAACAAAGCTGATGCTAGATGCAGAAGCCGCTGGGTGTAAAACAGTTGGTGGACTTGGAATGCTGTTATGGCAAGGTGCCGAGGCTTACAAGTTATTTACCGGGGAAGACATGCCCGTTGAAGAAGTGAAAGAATTATATTTTAGTTAA
- a CDS encoding cation diffusion facilitator family transporter, whose amino-acid sequence MDGYNDLKKAEKAALLSIFAYVFLSILKIVTGHFGNSDALLADGLNNTTDIIASVALLIGLRISRIPPDADHSYGHRRTETISSLIASIIMFLVGVQVIWSSIVHIIEKEFTSPSMLTAVVALFSGVFMYGIYLYNHRLAKKLDSQAVRAAAYDNRSDAFVSFGAFIGIIGAVLGLPWLDLVTAFLVGILIIYTAIKIFYDAAHTLTDGFDVSKLETIHDLIASVPEVKKVIDIKARMNGNRIWIDATIAVDPELNVVKSHEITEIVEQKIRNEYEGAFTLVHIEPFFE is encoded by the coding sequence ATGGACGGGTATAATGATTTAAAAAAAGCAGAGAAAGCCGCACTTTTAAGTATATTTGCTTATGTTTTTCTATCTATTCTAAAAATAGTAACTGGACACTTTGGAAATTCAGATGCCCTCCTTGCTGATGGGTTGAATAATACAACAGATATTATTGCCTCAGTGGCGCTTTTAATCGGTCTTAGAATTTCAAGGATTCCACCAGATGCTGATCATTCATACGGGCACCGTCGTACAGAAACAATTAGTTCTTTAATTGCTTCTATTATTATGTTTTTAGTTGGGGTTCAAGTAATTTGGAGTTCTATTGTTCATATTATCGAAAAAGAATTTACCTCGCCTTCTATGCTAACTGCTGTTGTCGCACTTTTTTCTGGTGTTTTTATGTATGGTATTTATTTATATAATCATCGGTTGGCGAAAAAATTAGATAGTCAGGCGGTCCGTGCGGCGGCATATGATAATCGTTCTGATGCATTTGTTAGCTTTGGGGCGTTTATCGGTATTATTGGGGCAGTCCTTGGTTTACCGTGGTTAGATCTTGTAACGGCATTTTTAGTGGGAATTTTAATTATTTATACTGCTATTAAAATTTTCTATGATGCGGCTCACACGCTTACAGATGGCTTTGACGTATCGAAGCTAGAAACGATTCATGATTTGATTGCTTCCGTTCCTGAGGTTAAAAAAGTGATTGATATTAAAGCGCGAATGAACGGAAATCGGATTTGGATTGATGCAACAATTGCAGTAGATCCAGAATTAAATGTAGTAAAAAGTCATGAAATTACAGAGATTGTTGAACAAAAAATCCGAAATGAATACGAAGGCGCTTTTACTTTAGTCCATATAGAACCATTTTTTGAATAA
- a CDS encoding LysR family transcriptional regulator produces the protein MNLHHLRYFVTLAHMEHYTKAAEKLLITQPSLSHAISSLEQELGIPLFEKEGRNIGLSKAGKVFLDYVEESLDMIDAGVATVEKAANGEGQIDLAFLQTLGTSLVPKLVQEFLQTETDKQIDFVFHTGVSIDIIQGLKEKKFDIGICSKLENERSIEFTPIAKQELVLIVPKTHPLAKKDWIDLIETVPYPHIAFSKKSGLRPIIDDLFRKIGTDYKIAYEIEVDQVIAGMVAQDFGIAVVPNMPILNYVDVKVLPIRSPNWERFFYLAVQRNQTLTPAAEKFKQFMLNQRI, from the coding sequence ATGAATTTACATCATTTACGATATTTCGTCACACTGGCGCACATGGAACATTACACAAAAGCAGCTGAAAAATTGCTAATTACCCAACCAAGTTTAAGTCACGCGATTTCCTCACTAGAACAAGAACTTGGTATCCCACTTTTTGAAAAAGAAGGTCGTAATATCGGTTTAAGCAAGGCTGGAAAGGTTTTTCTAGATTACGTGGAAGAATCTCTAGACATGATAGATGCTGGAGTAGCAACAGTGGAGAAGGCCGCCAACGGGGAAGGGCAGATTGACTTGGCTTTTTTGCAGACACTTGGAACTTCACTCGTACCAAAGCTTGTACAAGAATTTTTACAAACTGAAACGGATAAACAAATTGATTTTGTTTTCCATACTGGAGTGTCGATTGATATTATTCAAGGTTTAAAAGAAAAGAAATTTGATATCGGCATCTGTTCAAAACTCGAAAATGAACGGAGTATTGAGTTTACGCCAATTGCTAAACAAGAATTAGTTTTAATAGTTCCAAAAACACATCCGTTAGCAAAAAAAGACTGGATTGACTTAATTGAGACAGTTCCATACCCACACATTGCTTTTTCGAAAAAAAGTGGCTTAAGACCTATTATTGATGATTTATTTAGAAAAATAGGTACCGATTACAAAATTGCTTATGAAATCGAAGTTGACCAAGTTATTGCAGGAATGGTAGCACAGGACTTTGGAATTGCGGTCGTTCCTAATATGCCGATTTTAAATTATGTTGACGTAAAAGTGTTACCAATTAGGAGTCCAAACTGGGAACGTTTTTTCTACTTAGCTGTGCAGAGAAATCAAACGTTAACTCCGGCAGCAGAAAAATTTAAACAGTTTATGCTTAATCAGCGTATATAA
- a CDS encoding oxidoreductase, with translation MKFNSMFSPIDIGPMRVPNRFVVSPMCNNYANTDGTLTDTSLAYYKERALGGFGLITFEATVVDVRAKGGANKACLYSDHQIASFKRVIDACHDAGAKISVQLQHAGPEGNSKVSGHPLKAASAIASAQGRNTPEAISREEIYELIELYGEAALRAKKAGADAVEIHCAHGYLVSSFLSGRTNKRVDEFGGCFENRMRLPRLIIESIRKRVGHSIAILCRINSTDGVDGGLSVQDSATVAAYLEDCGLDGLHVSRSVHIRDEYMWAPTVLHAGFSSDLVTQIKQAVSIPVITVGRFTEPHYAELMVREGRADLVAFGRQSLADPQTPNKAAADKLDELLPCIACLQGCVANMYAGKPITCLVNPLLGRESEAYLPKTPSKKVIVIGGGVGGLYAGWMAGSRGHDVTVYEASDIIGGQMRLAAYPPGKGDLTNMVRSYIKKCEQFDVEIKTNAPVTKELIQEISPDAVIIATGATPLVLPIPGIEDSGLIHAVDLLDGKESCGKKVLVVGGGMVGSETAAFLGEAGHDVTVVELRDEVGADVISEHRKFLMRDFDEYKINSITNAKVTSFFPDGVTYSLADEQEYRIDGFDSVVLAMGSRAYNPLEEAIKEIVPQTYVIGDAVRARRALDATKEALDAVLQL, from the coding sequence TTGAAATTTAATTCGATGTTTTCTCCAATAGATATCGGACCTATGCGTGTGCCAAACCGTTTTGTGGTTTCGCCAATGTGTAATAACTATGCAAATACAGACGGAACACTAACAGATACTTCCCTTGCTTACTACAAAGAACGTGCACTTGGCGGTTTTGGTCTGATAACTTTTGAAGCTACTGTTGTGGATGTTCGTGCAAAAGGTGGTGCAAATAAAGCTTGCCTATATAGCGACCATCAAATTGCTAGCTTTAAAAGAGTCATTGATGCTTGCCATGACGCTGGTGCCAAAATTTCTGTTCAATTGCAGCATGCCGGACCAGAAGGAAATTCCAAAGTTTCTGGACACCCTTTAAAAGCCGCTTCAGCTATTGCTTCGGCGCAAGGTCGAAATACTCCTGAAGCGATTTCAAGAGAAGAAATTTATGAATTAATTGAACTTTACGGTGAAGCAGCTTTACGTGCAAAGAAAGCCGGGGCAGATGCAGTAGAAATTCACTGTGCACATGGCTATTTAGTAAGTAGTTTCTTGTCAGGTCGGACAAACAAACGTGTCGATGAATTTGGCGGTTGTTTTGAAAACAGAATGCGTTTGCCAAGACTTATTATCGAAAGTATTCGCAAACGTGTCGGCCACTCAATTGCGATTCTTTGCCGGATTAATAGTACAGATGGCGTTGATGGCGGACTTAGCGTACAAGATAGCGCCACTGTTGCAGCTTACTTAGAAGACTGCGGATTAGATGGACTTCATGTTTCTCGTAGCGTTCATATTCGCGATGAATACATGTGGGCGCCAACTGTCTTGCATGCTGGTTTTAGTTCTGACCTTGTTACGCAAATTAAACAAGCAGTTTCAATTCCAGTTATTACTGTTGGGCGTTTTACAGAGCCTCACTATGCGGAATTAATGGTACGCGAAGGTCGTGCTGACTTGGTTGCTTTTGGTCGTCAATCGCTAGCAGATCCCCAGACACCAAACAAAGCAGCTGCTGATAAACTAGACGAACTACTTCCTTGTATCGCCTGTCTTCAAGGCTGTGTTGCTAACATGTATGCTGGAAAACCGATTACGTGTTTAGTCAACCCATTACTTGGACGTGAATCTGAAGCCTATTTACCAAAAACACCTAGCAAAAAAGTCATTGTTATCGGCGGTGGTGTTGGTGGACTTTACGCTGGTTGGATGGCTGGTTCAAGAGGTCATGATGTAACAGTTTATGAAGCATCTGACATTATTGGCGGTCAAATGCGCTTAGCAGCTTACCCTCCTGGAAAAGGCGACTTAACAAACATGGTTCGCAGTTACATTAAAAAATGTGAACAATTCGATGTGGAAATTAAAACAAATGCGCCAGTCACAAAAGAATTGATTCAAGAAATCTCTCCAGATGCAGTCATTATCGCAACTGGCGCAACTCCACTTGTTTTGCCAATTCCTGGTATTGAAGATTCAGGATTAATCCATGCAGTCGATTTACTTGATGGTAAAGAATCTTGTGGCAAAAAAGTACTGGTTGTCGGTGGTGGAATGGTCGGAAGTGAAACAGCAGCCTTCTTAGGTGAAGCCGGTCATGATGTTACTGTTGTAGAACTTCGCGATGAGGTTGGTGCGGATGTCATTTCAGAACACCGCAAGTTCCTTATGCGCGACTTTGACGAATACAAAATCAATAGTATTACGAATGCAAAAGTAACTAGTTTCTTTCCAGATGGCGTAACATACTCTTTAGCTGACGAGCAAGAATATCGAATTGACGGTTTTGATTCAGTCGTTCTTGCAATGGGCTCTAGAGCTTACAATCCTTTAGAAGAAGCTATCAAGGAAATTGTCCCACAAACATATGTGATTGGTGACGCCGTTCGCGCTCGCCGGGCATTAGATGCAACCAAAGAAGCACTAGACGCTGTATTGCAATTATAA
- a CDS encoding hemolysin family protein, which translates to MILTIKFLIIALLIAISAFFVATEFAIVKMRPSRLDQLIAEKDKRAVLARYIYNHLNAYLSACQLGITISSLGLGWLGESTVEAALHPLFSMMELPQSAITILSFTIAFLFITFLHVVVGELVPKTLAIDKTETVALAVARPLHIFYKVMFPFIWILNGSAVFIARLFGLEPASEHEIAHTEDELKIIVGESYKSGEINQSEFRYVNKIFDFDERMAKEVMIPRTEIVTVDTGSTIGELSDIMRNERYTRYPVIDGDKDHVIGVLNLKEILSAYVEHGSNPSFSIDPYVKPIIRVIETIPIKELLFRMQRERSHIAILLDEYGGTSGLVTVEDIVEEIVGDIRDEFDADEIPEIRKIKDGHYIVDAKLLIDEVNNILGTEIEEEEVDTIGGWFLTQNYEVEVGDEIDYDGFIFRVKQGEPHHIEYIEITKKND; encoded by the coding sequence TTGATATTAACCATTAAATTTTTAATTATAGCTTTACTTATTGCTATATCAGCGTTTTTCGTAGCTACGGAATTTGCAATTGTTAAAATGCGACCGAGCCGTCTCGACCAGCTAATTGCTGAGAAGGATAAACGTGCGGTACTCGCAAGATATATTTATAACCATTTGAACGCTTACTTATCTGCCTGTCAGTTAGGGATCACAATTAGTTCACTTGGGCTAGGTTGGTTAGGGGAATCTACAGTTGAAGCTGCTTTACATCCGTTATTTAGTATGATGGAACTTCCGCAATCAGCTATTACGATTCTTTCCTTTACGATTGCCTTTCTATTTATCACGTTTTTACACGTTGTTGTTGGGGAACTTGTACCGAAAACACTTGCCATTGATAAAACAGAAACAGTAGCACTCGCGGTTGCACGACCACTGCATATCTTTTACAAGGTTATGTTCCCATTCATTTGGATTTTAAATGGTTCAGCAGTATTTATTGCTCGTCTATTTGGCTTAGAACCAGCTTCTGAACATGAAATTGCTCATACTGAAGATGAATTAAAAATTATTGTTGGTGAAAGTTATAAGAGTGGTGAAATTAACCAATCTGAATTTCGCTATGTAAATAAAATTTTCGACTTTGATGAGCGAATGGCGAAAGAAGTCATGATTCCACGTACTGAAATAGTAACGGTTGACACTGGCTCCACAATTGGCGAGTTGTCAGATATTATGCGTAATGAGCGCTACACGCGTTATCCAGTAATTGACGGTGACAAAGACCATGTTATCGGCGTACTTAATTTAAAAGAAATTTTATCTGCTTATGTAGAACACGGTTCGAATCCAAGCTTTAGTATTGATCCTTACGTAAAACCAATTATTCGGGTCATTGAAACGATTCCGATTAAAGAGCTACTATTCCGAATGCAGCGCGAACGTTCTCATATTGCCATTTTACTTGATGAATATGGTGGTACTTCCGGGCTTGTGACGGTTGAGGACATTGTGGAAGAAATTGTTGGGGACATTCGTGATGAGTTTGATGCTGATGAAATTCCAGAAATCCGCAAAATTAAAGATGGTCACTACATTGTAGATGCAAAATTACTTATTGATGAAGTAAATAATATTTTAGGCACTGAAATTGAAGAAGAAGAAGTCGATACAATTGGTGGTTGGTTCTTAACCCAGAACTATGAAGTAGAAGTTGGCGACGAAATTGACTATGACGGATTTATTTTCCGCGTCAAACAAGGTGAACCACACCATATTGAATATATCGAAATTACTAAGAAAAATGACTAA
- a CDS encoding low molecular weight phosphatase family protein, with the protein MTQKLIYFLSQTHIRSAIAEAWAKRLSVTNVKFISGSWHKSKASPFIAEALNEFAIEPPESLSYSPSSELLADADLIVTIYDSAHETAPNFPSAIQEKIIYWDIDDPEQELALPQKWASYQEVCDNIALSVKNLEHVLIEA; encoded by the coding sequence ATGACGCAAAAGCTAATATATTTTTTATCACAAACGCATATTCGAAGTGCCATTGCTGAAGCCTGGGCGAAAAGACTCTCAGTTACCAATGTCAAATTCATAAGTGGTTCTTGGCATAAATCAAAAGCAAGTCCATTTATTGCTGAAGCGCTTAACGAGTTTGCAATTGAACCACCTGAAAGCTTGTCGTATTCTCCTAGCTCAGAATTACTGGCAGATGCTGATCTCATTGTAACAATTTATGATTCGGCACACGAAACTGCACCAAATTTCCCATCAGCTATCCAAGAAAAAATTATTTATTGGGACATTGATGATCCAGAACAGGAATTAGCGTTACCCCAAAAATGGGCGAGTTATCAAGAAGTTTGCGATAACATTGCCTTATCGGTTAAAAATTTAGAGCACGTATTGATAGAGGCTTAG
- a CDS encoding sugar phosphate isomerase/epimerase family protein: MTNVNGDLKKCPITISSYTLGTEVSFPERVRIAAENGFDGIGLRAENYVDALAAGLTDEDMLRILDEHHIKVTEVEYITQWGTASDRTKEQQKKEQTTFHMARLFGVKHINCGLLEKIPEEQIITALGELCDRAEELIIGLEFMPYSGVADLAAAWRVAEACGRDNAQLICDTWHWARANQTAESIKNVPADRIVSIQLCDVHETPYKELREESLHDRLAPGEGYGDTVGFARILKEHGVNPRVMGVEVISDSMVETGLEYAAIKVYNATKKVLDEAWPEVSPK, translated from the coding sequence ATGACAAATGTAAATGGCGACTTAAAAAAATGCCCCATCACGATTAGTTCTTACACACTTGGAACGGAGGTTTCTTTTCCTGAACGGGTACGAATCGCAGCAGAAAATGGTTTTGATGGAATTGGTTTACGTGCAGAAAACTATGTAGATGCACTTGCAGCAGGCTTAACCGATGAAGATATGTTGCGTATTTTGGACGAACATCACATCAAAGTAACAGAAGTAGAATACATAACGCAATGGGGAACCGCTTCCGACCGCACCAAAGAACAACAAAAGAAAGAACAAACCACTTTCCACATGGCGCGCTTATTCGGCGTAAAACATATTAACTGTGGTTTACTTGAAAAGATTCCGGAAGAACAAATCATTACTGCTCTGGGTGAACTTTGTGACCGTGCTGAAGAATTAATTATCGGTTTAGAATTCATGCCTTATAGTGGTGTAGCAGATTTAGCAGCAGCATGGCGTGTGGCAGAAGCATGTGGCCGAGATAACGCGCAACTGATTTGTGATACATGGCACTGGGCTAGAGCAAATCAAACAGCCGAATCTATCAAAAATGTTCCTGCTGACCGAATTGTGTCTATTCAACTTTGCGATGTTCACGAAACTCCTTACAAAGAATTGCGTGAAGAATCTCTCCATGATCGATTAGCACCTGGTGAAGGATACGGCGACACTGTAGGCTTTGCTCGTATTTTAAAAGAACATGGTGTAAATCCGCGTGTTATGGGTGTGGAAGTGATTTCAGACTCAATGGTAGAAACAGGTTTAGAATATGCGGCAATTAAAGTTTATAATGCTACTAAAAAAGTATTAGATGAAGCATGGCCAGAAGTTTCTCCAAAGTAA
- a CDS encoding MFS transporter: protein MNAKRFYPTAIALYFTYFIHGIGVSILGQYKQDFAGVWGADKLSDGTFDVSMVLAVIAALGLGRLLTLPISGPFSDKFGRKPSALIGVALYAVYFIGLAFSPNMYIAYAFAFVGGAANSFLDTAVTPSVLEIFTKNGAIANMFTKFSISIGQFVLPFAIGMVAAANMSFRTLFVVTMILIVIDGLIIAFMPFPPMNNNVGGEKVKPAKMKFNATSWAIIGIGFTCTSTFQLWLNCNQELGKLYGMADPSKIQSFYSLGTMCAILITAVLVKKFILPVRILIIYPAIATLMLLIIYIVQTPTICLIGGFVIGYAAAGGVLQLAVSTANEFFPTNKGKITSIVMISSSLANYIVLNIASYITKAGGIEGPKYVLLFNVAITIIGILLAIFVNIRYKNESKIATK, encoded by the coding sequence ATGAACGCAAAAAGATTTTATCCAACAGCTATTGCACTTTATTTTACTTATTTTATTCATGGTATTGGGGTATCCATTCTTGGCCAATACAAACAAGATTTCGCAGGAGTTTGGGGAGCTGACAAACTTTCTGACGGTACATTTGACGTTAGTATGGTCCTTGCCGTTATTGCCGCACTTGGACTAGGTCGCTTACTTACATTACCAATATCTGGACCTTTCTCAGATAAATTTGGTCGTAAACCTTCCGCATTAATTGGGGTCGCTTTATACGCAGTTTATTTCATCGGTCTTGCTTTTTCACCAAATATGTACATTGCTTATGCCTTTGCTTTTGTTGGAGGGGCTGCCAATTCATTCTTAGATACAGCAGTAACGCCTTCCGTTCTAGAAATTTTCACAAAAAATGGCGCCATTGCTAATATGTTTACTAAATTCTCCATCTCTATCGGGCAATTCGTTTTACCTTTTGCCATCGGGATGGTCGCTGCGGCTAACATGTCATTCCGTACATTATTCGTTGTCACAATGATCTTAATCGTTATTGATGGTTTAATTATTGCCTTTATGCCATTCCCACCAATGAACAATAATGTTGGTGGCGAAAAAGTTAAACCAGCAAAAATGAAGTTCAATGCAACTAGTTGGGCGATTATTGGAATTGGCTTTACCTGTACTTCTACTTTCCAACTTTGGCTTAACTGTAACCAAGAACTAGGAAAACTATACGGAATGGCTGATCCAAGTAAAATTCAATCATTTTATTCGCTTGGAACAATGTGTGCCATTTTAATTACCGCCGTTCTTGTAAAGAAATTTATTTTACCGGTTCGGATATTGATTATTTATCCAGCAATTGCTACTCTAATGTTACTTATTATCTACATCGTACAAACACCGACTATTTGTTTGATTGGTGGATTTGTTATAGGTTACGCTGCAGCTGGTGGAGTTCTACAACTTGCTGTATCTACGGCTAACGAGTTCTTCCCGACTAATAAAGGGAAAATTACTTCTATAGTAATGATTTCTTCTAGCCTGGCAAACTACATTGTTTTAAACATAGCTAGCTATATTACTAAAGCTGGTGGTATCGAAGGACCAAAATATGTGTTATTATTCAATGTAGCAATAACTATTATTGGTATTTTACTAGCAATATTTGTTAATATCCGTTATAAAAATGAATCTAAAATTGCAACTAAATAA
- a CDS encoding penicillin-binding protein 1A produces the protein MDKFKQQLIKYLKLFFGFIGKWIGIGWRKFRRFCKNKHVGKIFLLAGLVFLLSFIIYLVVVAKSADIDALKKGLESATIIYDKDGDKAGELSSTDATFVSIDKISKNLQNAVVSIEDRRFYEHKGFDLKGIARAGVNLITSGGISGGGSTITQQLAKNALLTQEQTFTRKAKEIFMAREIEKTYSKDEIMEMYLNRSYFGNGEWGVENASLKYFGKSAADLNVPEAATIAGLLQAPSAYDPYEHIDKATNRRNMVLDAMVETGDITKAEGDKYKATKIVLNDQSKDPLANKYPWYVDAVINEAVNEADITQDEIMQKGYKIYTELDQNYQTSLENVYENDNLFPSNASDGTLVQSGAVLMDPATGGIRALVGGRGEHVFRGFNRATQMKAQPGSTMKPLAVYTPALQSGYEVDSMLKDEKITYKGNYTPTNVGGVYSGEVPMYTAVANSINAPAVWLLDQIGIDKGVKSVEKFGIEVPEEDRTLGLALGGMSKGTSPVEMATAYSTFANNGAKPESHIITKIVDPSGNTVYEKVPKTKQIISKTVSNDMTSMLLDVINTGTGQSAAVSGHEMAGKTGSTQVPFDDTSGTKDQWFVGYTPNLVGAVWMGFDKTDKEHYLTTTSSSGVSSLAHYVMNSGLKYQEATDFSTKSAAQETAAKKEEEKADDGDFWGGVKEKADEAGETIKKGADKVKEFGGKVSDGIGNLLDSIGN, from the coding sequence ATGGATAAATTTAAACAACAACTCATTAAATACCTTAAATTATTCTTTGGTTTTATTGGCAAATGGATTGGTATTGGCTGGCGGAAATTTAGACGCTTTTGTAAAAATAAACATGTTGGAAAGATTTTTTTACTTGCAGGACTCGTATTTTTATTAAGTTTTATTATTTATTTAGTAGTAGTAGCAAAGTCAGCAGATATCGATGCCTTGAAGAAAGGACTAGAATCAGCGACAATTATTTATGACAAAGACGGAGACAAAGCAGGAGAATTATCCTCAACTGATGCAACATTTGTATCAATTGACAAAATTTCTAAAAACCTTCAAAACGCGGTAGTTTCAATTGAAGATAGACGATTTTATGAACATAAAGGTTTTGATTTAAAAGGGATTGCTCGTGCCGGTGTTAATTTGATTACGAGCGGCGGTATTTCTGGCGGTGGTAGTACCATCACCCAACAACTCGCCAAAAATGCTCTCTTAACCCAAGAACAAACCTTTACCCGAAAAGCAAAAGAAATTTTTATGGCTAGAGAAATTGAAAAAACATATTCCAAAGATGAAATTATGGAAATGTACTTAAACCGCTCTTATTTTGGGAACGGGGAGTGGGGTGTCGAGAACGCCTCGCTAAAATACTTTGGTAAATCCGCAGCAGACTTAAATGTACCTGAAGCAGCAACTATTGCCGGTTTACTCCAAGCACCAAGCGCCTATGATCCTTATGAGCATATCGACAAGGCTACCAATCGCCGAAACATGGTTTTAGACGCAATGGTAGAAACGGGCGACATCACAAAAGCGGAAGGCGACAAATACAAAGCAACCAAAATTGTATTAAATGACCAATCAAAAGATCCGCTAGCAAATAAATATCCATGGTATGTGGATGCAGTAATAAATGAAGCTGTCAACGAAGCAGACATAACGCAAGATGAAATAATGCAAAAAGGCTACAAAATTTATACAGAATTAGATCAAAATTACCAAACATCTTTAGAAAATGTATATGAAAATGATAATTTATTCCCTTCGAATGCAAGCGACGGTACATTAGTTCAATCAGGTGCAGTACTAATGGATCCAGCAACTGGAGGAATTCGAGCGTTAGTTGGTGGACGAGGTGAGCACGTTTTCCGTGGTTTTAACCGAGCGACCCAAATGAAAGCTCAACCAGGTTCTACAATGAAACCACTAGCTGTTTATACACCCGCACTTCAATCTGGTTATGAAGTAGACTCGATGTTAAAAGATGAAAAAATAACCTACAAAGGTAACTACACACCAACAAACGTAGGTGGCGTATATAGTGGAGAAGTGCCAATGTACACAGCAGTAGCCAACTCCATCAACGCACCGGCAGTTTGGTTACTCGATCAGATTGGAATTGACAAAGGCGTTAAATCCGTAGAAAAATTTGGGATTGAAGTTCCAGAAGAAGACCGTACACTTGGACTAGCTCTTGGTGGAATGAGCAAAGGGACATCACCAGTCGAAATGGCTACTGCCTATTCTACTTTCGCTAACAATGGAGCAAAACCAGAATCACATATTATTACTAAAATAGTCGACCCTTCTGGTAACACAGTTTATGAAAAAGTCCCTAAAACAAAACAAATCATCTCCAAAACTGTTTCAAATGACATGACTTCCATGTTGCTAGATGTAATCAATACAGGAACAGGACAAAGTGCAGCTGTTTCAGGTCATGAGATGGCAGGGAAAACAGGTTCCACACAAGTTCCATTTGATGACACTAGTGGTACAAAAGATCAATGGTTTGTTGGTTATACACCTAATCTAGTCGGAGCAGTTTGGATGGGATTTGATAAGACAGACAAAGAACATTACCTCACAACAACAAGTTCCTCAGGCGTTTCAAGTTTGGCGCATTATGTGATGAATAGTGGCTTGAAGTACCAAGAAGCAACAGATTTCAGTACGAAAAGTGCTGCACAAGAAACCGCTGCGAAAAAAGAAGAAGAAAAAGCAGATGACGGCGATTTCTGGGGCGGCGTAAAAGAGAAAGCTGACGAAGCTGGCGAAACCATCAAAAAAGGTGCAGATAAAGTAAAAGAATTTGGTGGCAAAGTATCAGATGGCATTGGCAACTTGCTAGACTCTATCGGAAATTAA
- a CDS encoding PLDc N-terminal domain-containing protein, translated as MDKTQIALLIPLIILYLALLLTAIIDLARNWEVRKNPLIWIFVIIFINIFGPVAYFIFGRKEDGN; from the coding sequence ATGGATAAGACGCAAATAGCATTATTAATTCCACTAATTATTTTATACTTAGCTTTATTATTGACAGCAATTATTGATTTAGCGAGAAATTGGGAAGTACGTAAAAACCCACTTATCTGGATATTTGTCATTATTTTTATTAATATCTTTGGACCAGTAGCGTACTTTATCTTTGGTCGAAAAGAGGATGGTAATTAA